The genomic window CATAGCGCTCGGGGCTCTCGCCCACTTCGTAGTCCTGCTGGTCCAGCTCGTCGACCAGGTCGCCGGGATCCTGGGGGGCCGTCCTGGGGAGGAGCGCCACGCCGGACAGGAGCAGCGCCGGGACGAGTGCGGCGGCGAAACGGTTGCGGTTCATGATGCGCCTCCAGGAGGATGCCGGATTGGATGCGAATTCCCTGCCAAGGTTGACCCAGGGGTCCGGAAAAGGTTTAAGGGGGCGGCGAGGCTGGGGAAAATCAGCTCTTCGGGAAGGGCTGGAGGGCGGTGCCGGAGGGGCGGTTGGCGGGGTTCTCCCGGCCCAGCTGGAGGAGCTGGGGGAGGAGGGCCATCCAGGGCACCGACCAGCATTCCGAGGATCCGGGCTCGAGGTCCTCCCGCGCCTCCAGGCGGTCGGGATGGAAGACCAGCTGGAAGTTCCGGCCGCCGGGCAGGGGCAGGTAGCTGATGTTCGCCGTGGCGGGGTGGATGAGGGTGATCACCCGCTGGTCGTCGGACAGGATCCAGAGCAGCCCCTCCAGGGCCGGGCGGAAGTCCAGGTCCTTCACGGGCAGGGCCCCGATGCCCTGGGTGAGCAGGGAGCGGCCGGAAAATCGGATCAGGCCGAAGGACTCGACGCGCACCCCTCCGTCGCGCCAGACCTGGAGGGGACGCCCCGGCAGGCCGGTCCGCAGGAGGATCATGCCCCGGCCGTCGATGACCCGGATGGTGCCGTCGGGCGTGATGCGGGCCTGGATGGGCGCGCCGGCGGGGATGGGCTCCAGGCGGGGCGGGACGGGCAGGGGCCCGCGGTCCCCGGCCTTCCAGGGCAGCGCCGCCGCGGCGTCCCAGGGGAGCTTGCCGGGGGCCTGGGCGCCCAGGAGGGTGGCGCTCAGGAAGAAGGGGACCAGCCGCACAGGGCCTCCAGGTTGCCGGTGGTGATCTCGGCCAGGCGTTCCGGCGCCAGGCCCCGCAGGGCCGCCACCTGGGCGGCGACATAGGTGACGTAGGCCGGTTCGTTGGCCTTGCCCCGGAAGGGCGCCGGCGCCAGGTAGGGGGCGTCGGTCTCCACCAGGATGCGGTCCAGGGGCGCCCAGCCCGCCACCTCGCGGATGGCCTGGGCGTTCTTGAAGGTGACGATGCCCGAGAAACTGAGGTGGAAGCCCAGGTCCAGGGCGTCCCGGGCGAAGGCCAGGTCCTCGCTGAAGCAGTGGATGATGCCGCGCGCGGCGCCCTCCTCGCGCAGGATGCGGATCGTGGCCTCCGGCGCCTCGCGGGTGTGGATCATGAGGGGCTTGCCCAGGCGCTTCGCGATCCGGATCTGGGCCCGGAAGACCGCCTCCTGGGTGTCGCGGGGGCTCAGGTCGTAGTGCCAGTCCAGGCCCGTCTCCCCCACGAAGAGGGCCTCGGGGCCGGCCAGCAGGCCTTCCAGGGCGTCCCCGGTGAGGGCGTCCCAGGTGCGGGCGTCGTGGGGGTGGACGCCCAGGGAGGCCCGCACCTGGGGGGCCCTGCGCGTCAGGGCCAGCACCAGCCGGGAGTCGTCCAGGTTGCAGCCCACGGCGACCAGGCCGTCCACGCCGGCGGCCCGCGCCCGGTCCAGCACGGCCTCCAGTTGATCCTCTCCCAGGTAGCTGCCGGTGAGGTGGCAGTGGGAATCCACGAGCATAATGACCTCTCCGGACTCCATGTTGCCATGCCCGGGGGGCGAAAGACCGGATACGCTCTATTCATGCGCCCCCTCACCACCATCCTCATCGTGGACGACGAGCCCGGGATCCGCCGTTCGCTGGGAGAGTCCCTGGCCGAGGAGGGCTACGGGGTCCTCAAGGCCGAGCGCGGGGAACAGGCCCTGGATCTGCTTGCCCAGGCCGACGGGGAAGGCATCCATCTGATGCTGCTCGACGTGTGGCTCCCGGGCATGGACGGCCTGGAGACCCTCAAGCAGGCCAAGGCCGCCCGGTCCGACCTGCCCGTGATCATGATCTCCGGCCACGGCAACATCGACACCGCCATGCAGGCCACGAAGCTGGGCGCCTTCGACTTCCTGGAGAAGCCCATCGACCTGGACCGGCTCCTGCTGGTGGTGGCCAACGCCCTCAAGCAGCGCAGCCTGGAGGCCGAGAACCTGCGGCTCCACCAGGAGGTGGACCAGGACCGGTTCTTCATGGCAGAGAGCCCGGCCATGCGCAGGCTCCTGTCCGACGTGGAGCTGGTGGCCCCCACCGAGGGGCGCGTGCTGCTCATGGGCGAGAACGGCAGCGGCAAGGAGGAGGTGGCCCGGCTCCTGCACGACCGCAGCCCCAGGGCCAACGCCCCCTTCGTGGAGGTCAACTGCGCGGCCATCCCCGAGGAGCTGATCGAGTCCGAGCTCTTCGGCCACGTGAAGGGCGCCTTCACGGGCGCCGTGCGGGACCAGAAGGGCAAGTTCAAGGAGGCCCACCTGGGCACGCTCTTCCTGGACGAGGTGGGCGACATGTCCCTCAAGACCCAGGCCAAGGTGCTCCGCGCCCTGCAGGAGGGCCGCATCGAGCCCGTGGGCGGCGGCGGGGCCGTGAGCGTGGACGTGCGCATCATCGCCGCCACCAACAAGGACCTGCCCGAGGAGATCAAGGCCGGGCGCTTCCGCGAGGACCTGTACTTCCGCCTCGCCGTGGTGCCGCTGCGGGTCCCGCCCTTGCGGGAGCGCGCCGAGGAGCTCATCCAGCTGGCCGAGGCCTTCATCCAGCACATCGCCCGCAAGTACGGGCGCCCCCCCAGGCGCCTCTCCGCGGACGCCAGGGACACCCTGCTGCGCCACGACTGGCCCGGCAACGTGCGCGAGCTGAAGAACCTCATGGAGCGCGCCGTGATCCTCTGCCGGGGCGCCGAGATCACCACCCGCGACCTGGGCGCCCTGGCGGTGCGCCACCTCACCGAGCCCGACCCCTTCTCCTTCCCCGAGTTCCAGAGCCTCAAGGACGCCCGCGACTGGTTCGAGGGCGCCTACATCCAGCGGGAACTCAAGCTCCAGAACGGCAACATGACGCGCGTGGCCGAACGGCTCGGCCTGGACCGCTCCAACCTGTACAAGCGCCTGAAGGCCCTGGGCATCGAGGCGAGAGACTCCTGATGGAACGGGTCTGGATGAAGATCGGCGAGGCCGCCAGGCGCATCGGAGTGAGTCCCAAGGACCTCCGGTACTGGGAGATGATCATTCCCGAGATCCAGCCCCGGCGCAGCCGCGGCAACCTGCGCTACTACCACGTGGACGAGCTGGACCGCCTCCAGCGCATCCACGGGTGGCTGCAGGAAGGCCTCACCGTCAGCGACTGCCGGGAGCTGCTGCTCACGGGGCACCTGGCCCGCGGGCTGGACCTGGGGCTGGAGGGCGAGGCGCCGGCGCCTGCCGCAGCGGCGAAACCCGCCCGGAAGCCCCATGTCCAAACCGCCCCGCGGGCGCCCGAGCTCGCCAAAGTGCGTGCGGCGCTCAAACGCCTCCTGACCCAGCTGTCGGGCGGGGATTTCATCTCGGATAAATAAAGTTATTTAATTGTTTACAGCCATTGCGTCCTGAAAACGACGTTCATGATTTTCAATGAGATGTTTCATGGTAATCATTATTTTTCGGCATTAAGGTGCTTCTCACGTTCATGGAGGCGGTGGGATGCTGAGATCCTTCAATATGGCGCTAGGTCTGGCCCTGGCTTTGACGTGTCAGGCCGGTGTCGCGCGTATGGTCATTCCGACTCCTGGCGGGATTGCCCATCCGATTGATTCCGACCCGTGCGCGGGATTGACGGGTGATGCCTACGAGCGTTGTTGCCAGCGGATCATGGAAGGAAGCAGCTCTTCCGGAGGGGCTGGTTCGTCGAACTGCAAATGCCCTGGAGGGGTCTCGGTCTGCACCTATTCGGATCCCACGGGGCGTAGGACTGCTATTGGCTGTGGCCCCGCGGACAGGAGCGGGAATTGCTTCTTTTATGAATGCGATAAGGCCACAGGCTATACGATGCA from Geothrix sp. 21YS21S-2 includes these protein-coding regions:
- a CDS encoding TatD family hydrolase: MLVDSHCHLTGSYLGEDQLEAVLDRARAAGVDGLVAVGCNLDDSRLVLALTRRAPQVRASLGVHPHDARTWDALTGDALEGLLAGPEALFVGETGLDWHYDLSPRDTQEAVFRAQIRIAKRLGKPLMIHTREAPEATIRILREEGAARGIIHCFSEDLAFARDALDLGFHLSFSGIVTFKNAQAIREVAGWAPLDRILVETDAPYLAPAPFRGKANEPAYVTYVAAQVAALRGLAPERLAEITTGNLEALCGWSPSS
- a CDS encoding sigma-54 dependent transcriptional regulator translates to MRPLTTILIVDDEPGIRRSLGESLAEEGYGVLKAERGEQALDLLAQADGEGIHLMLLDVWLPGMDGLETLKQAKAARSDLPVIMISGHGNIDTAMQATKLGAFDFLEKPIDLDRLLLVVANALKQRSLEAENLRLHQEVDQDRFFMAESPAMRRLLSDVELVAPTEGRVLLMGENGSGKEEVARLLHDRSPRANAPFVEVNCAAIPEELIESELFGHVKGAFTGAVRDQKGKFKEAHLGTLFLDEVGDMSLKTQAKVLRALQEGRIEPVGGGGAVSVDVRIIAATNKDLPEEIKAGRFREDLYFRLAVVPLRVPPLRERAEELIQLAEAFIQHIARKYGRPPRRLSADARDTLLRHDWPGNVRELKNLMERAVILCRGAEITTRDLGALAVRHLTEPDPFSFPEFQSLKDARDWFEGAYIQRELKLQNGNMTRVAERLGLDRSNLYKRLKALGIEARDS
- a CDS encoding MerR family transcriptional regulator: MERVWMKIGEAARRIGVSPKDLRYWEMIIPEIQPRRSRGNLRYYHVDELDRLQRIHGWLQEGLTVSDCRELLLTGHLARGLDLGLEGEAPAPAAAAKPARKPHVQTAPRAPELAKVRAALKRLLTQLSGGDFISDK